A window from Nasonia vitripennis strain AsymCx chromosome 2 unlocalized genomic scaffold, Nvit_psr_1.1 chr2_random0010, whole genome shotgun sequence encodes these proteins:
- the LOC107981268 gene encoding uncharacterized protein LOC107981268 has protein sequence MNVALAFQFFGVADAIDLLKDKHPDLQDCEGSMKLCRRVKALITAMNSRTPMNTLRPDNEMWKNIESFLHFLREWESKAKKEINKYEFITDQTCYGLKVSLQGALEICRFLAKDCNFKYLMTARLNQDNLERFFGMMRNCCGSNDYPDSALFIQMHKLVSTYSLVKPQKGSNISGGEIIDILLKIKDIQNIDERQQQCNAQIGTILDKGLNTDILPDAAKIMEDHDYFKYSTSDYVTAYVAGFVARKGNRFARLLQINKK, from the exons ATGAATGTTgctttagctttccag TTTTTTGGTGTAGCCGATGCAATCGATCTTTTAAAAGATAAGCATCCAGATTTACAGGACTGTGAGGGATCGATGAAGCTTTGTAGAAGGGTTAAGGCTCTTATTACAGCTATGAATAGTCGAACACCTATGAACACCTTAAGACCAGATAATGAAATGTGGAAG AATATTGAAAGCTTTTTGCACTTTCTTCGAGAATGGGAAAGTAAAGCTAAGAAGGAGATAAATAAGTACGAATTTATCACAGATCAAACTTGCTATGGGTTGAAGGTTTCCTTGCAAGGAGCGCTGgaaatttgtagatttttgGCTAAGGACTGCAATTTTAAATACTTGATGACTGCCAGGTTAAATCAAGACAATTTAGAA AGATTCTTTGGAATGATGCGCAATTGTTGCGGATCAAATGATTATCCCGATTCGGCCctttttattcaaatgcaTAAGCTGGTTTCGACGTACTCCTTGGTGAAGCCACAGAAAGGGTCGAATATTTCGGGCGGCGAAATCATCGATATCCTGCTTAAAATTAAAGATATTCAGAATATCGATGAAAGACAGCAGCAATGCAATGCTCAAATTGGTACAATCCTCGACAAAGGTCTGAATACCGATATTCTTCCAGATGCGGCGAAAATCATGGAAGATcatgattattttaaatactcaACTTCAGACTACGTAACAGCGTACGTAGCAGGATTTGTTGCGCGCAAAGGTAATCGCTTTGCTAgattattacaaataaataaaaaatag